A segment of the Collimonas fungivorans genome:
GCCTTTGGTAAATCAATCTCTGAGTCTATTCAAGTCCACCAGTCTTGCAATGGCCATCGGCGTGGCTGAGATGACGTATTCGAGCCGGCAAATCGAAAACGAAACATACCGCACCTTTGAAACCTTCGCGATTGCATCAATTTTCTATTTAGTAATGTCTTGGACCATCATGGCCGTCGGCGCTTACTACAACCGTCATCTGCAAGTGAAGGAGCGCTGAAATGAGCGATTACATCGAGATTCTGAGGAGTTTCGGCCTGCAACTGCTGGTCGGCGAGTTTCCGCAAGGTCAGATTGGTGGTCTGGCATTAACCTTGATTCTTGCCGTGACCGGCCTAGCTTGCGCATTTCCGCTGGCTGTCCTGTGCGGTATCGCGCGTACGAGCACCGTTCGTTGGGTCGCGATGCCAGCTGCAGCGATTGTGCATACTGTCCGCGGCCTGCCTGTCCTGATGCTGATTTTCTGGGCATATTTCATCGTTCCCATGCTGATTGGCACCTCAGTCTCTGGCATCACAACCGTGATTTGTGCCCTCATTGTCTACGAAGTTGCCTTCCTGGGCGAGGTCATCAAAGCTGGCATTCAAGCCATCCCGAAAGGACAGGTCGAGGCATCTCGTTCGCTGGGGATGAGCTACATCAAGACGCTGTGGGATGTGGTGTTGCCGCAAGCTCTGTTTAACATGATTCCGAGCATCCTAAATCAGCTGATTTCGCTCATCAAGAACACGTCGCTGGCCTACATCATTAGCGTCAACGAACTTACCTACGCGGCTTATTCAGTCAACTCCCAGTTGTTGACCAAGCCCTTCCAAGTCTACTTCCTGCTGGCGATGACCTATTTCGCTATCTGCTACAGCCTGAGCTCGCTGGTCGGAATCGCTGAGCGCCGTATTAAAACCAAACGTCAATTCAGGAGCACGTGATGATTAGATTCAACAATGTGAACAAGTGGTATGGCGATTATCATGCCCTGCGTAGCGTCAACGAGGAAGTGTCGCGCGGTGAAGTAGTCATCGTTTGCGGCCCATCGGGCTCGGGTAAATCGACCTTGATTCGCACCGTGAATCGTCTAGAGCCCATCAATAATGGACAGATTTACGTCGACGGGATTGACATCCACGGCAATGGCATTGATATCAACAAGCTGCGTAGCCGTATCGGGTTCGTCTTCCAATCCTTCAACCTGTTCCCGCACATGAGCGTCGCTCGCAACGTGATGCTAGCGACCATGCGTGTGATGAAGATCTCTGAAAAAGAAGCCCGTGACACCGCGATGGGGCTGCTAGAGAAGGTCGGTCTGGCGAATAAGGCCGGGGCGTACCCTGGTCAGCTGTCTGGCGGCCAGCAGCAGCGTGTGGCAATCGCACGTGCTCTGGCAATGAAACCTCCCGTAATGCTGTTTGACGAACCGACATCGGCACTGGACCCTGAAATGGTTGGCGAAGTGCTGCATGTAATGAAGCAGCTGGCATCCGAAGGGATGACGATGGTTTGTGTCACCCACGAAATGGGCTTCGCTCGGGACGTTGCTGACCGCCTGATTTTCATGGCAGATGGCGAAGTGCTGGAACGCGCTACCCCACAAGCTTTCTTCGAGCGCCCGCAACATCCGCGTGCCCAGAAATTCGTAGCAGACATCCGCCACGCCTAATTCCTACCCAATCATTGACAGGTTACTAAACGAGTTCATCATGACATTTATTTCCCATTCGCTTTCCCGCATCAAACCATCCGCAACTATTGCTATTACCCAGAAAGCCCGTGAACTGGCTGCACAGGGTCGCAACGTGATTGCACTGAGCTCCGGTCAGCCGGATTTCGATACTCCGGACAACATCAAGCAGGCTGCCTACGACGCGATTCGTCGCGGCGAGACTAAATACACTGCCGTTGCCGGCATCACTGAGCTGCGCGAAGCCATCGTCGCAAAGTTCAAGCGCGAGAACCAGCTGAACTACAGCGTAGCCCAGACCATCGTCAGCTCGGGCGGCAAGCATGTCATTGCCAATGCGCTGATGGCTACGCTGAATCCTGGCGACGAGGTCATCGTGCCGGCACCGTACTGGGTGTCGTACCCGGAACTAGTCGCTCTGTTCGGCGGCAAGCCAGTGCTCATAGGTACTTCGCGCGCAACCGACTATAAGCTTCGACCGGAAGATTTGGAGCGTGCAATCACCCCGCGTACCAAGTGGATTCTCTTCAATTCGCCCTCTAACCCC
Coding sequences within it:
- a CDS encoding amino acid ABC transporter ATP-binding protein, translated to MIRFNNVNKWYGDYHALRSVNEEVSRGEVVIVCGPSGSGKSTLIRTVNRLEPINNGQIYVDGIDIHGNGIDINKLRSRIGFVFQSFNLFPHMSVARNVMLATMRVMKISEKEARDTAMGLLEKVGLANKAGAYPGQLSGGQQQRVAIARALAMKPPVMLFDEPTSALDPEMVGEVLHVMKQLASEGMTMVCVTHEMGFARDVADRLIFMADGEVLERATPQAFFERPQHPRAQKFVADIRHA
- a CDS encoding amino acid ABC transporter permease codes for the protein MSDYIEILRSFGLQLLVGEFPQGQIGGLALTLILAVTGLACAFPLAVLCGIARTSTVRWVAMPAAAIVHTVRGLPVLMLIFWAYFIVPMLIGTSVSGITTVICALIVYEVAFLGEVIKAGIQAIPKGQVEASRSLGMSYIKTLWDVVLPQALFNMIPSILNQLISLIKNTSLAYIISVNELTYAAYSVNSQLLTKPFQVYFLLAMTYFAICYSLSSLVGIAERRIKTKRQFRST